One stretch of Novosphingobium pentaromativorans US6-1 DNA includes these proteins:
- a CDS encoding TolC family protein has product MPQARADTLEQAIARAHENNPQLKGTQFLAKAAEAAVIRAKGAYGPSLSASVRHEYTFDRTTLGDVTFDDQGFGTTAALSLSQPLFTSGRLAAGLDAARAGRLIARENLRAASQQLMLDVASAYASLQRDLALYNVARDIYALLLQQREVTAARFRLRDSTRPDLDQTTNRLELAAGRVIRARAAVQASAARYRNIVGAYPDDLVALPDLAPVPSLEALYAQAEDSNPQLRAARFTALRSRAAVGAARAAMGPQVNAFASAERAPLEPYQNTRRVERIVAGVSLTMPLHSSGQLFAALQEAEQRNLADSHFAEQTRRDVRETLASDWNLYRAASAALPRFEEAVRAAQSAVNGVSRQETAGIRTLRDVLEVTNDLLTARTSEAETRAELFIRKVAVPRDAGILSLETFRIAAPPANPDRAWKPLIPAGFPWQPILDPIDRLLSDHQVRHVPVEIENDAAFPWDDHAGDLSTAAP; this is encoded by the coding sequence ATGCCCCAGGCGCGGGCAGACACGCTGGAACAGGCCATTGCCCGGGCGCATGAAAACAATCCGCAACTGAAGGGCACGCAATTCCTGGCAAAGGCGGCCGAAGCCGCGGTCATCCGTGCCAAAGGCGCTTACGGGCCAAGCCTTTCGGCTTCGGTCCGACATGAATACACTTTCGATCGCACGACCCTGGGCGATGTCACGTTCGACGATCAGGGTTTCGGGACCACCGCCGCCCTTTCGCTGTCGCAGCCGCTGTTCACGTCCGGGCGGCTTGCCGCCGGGCTCGACGCGGCCCGCGCGGGTCGCCTCATTGCGCGGGAAAACCTGCGCGCTGCCAGCCAGCAACTGATGCTCGATGTCGCATCTGCCTATGCCTCGCTGCAGCGGGACCTGGCATTGTACAACGTCGCCCGGGACATATACGCCTTGCTCTTGCAGCAACGCGAAGTCACCGCCGCCCGCTTCAGGCTGCGCGATTCGACAAGGCCCGATCTCGATCAGACTACCAACAGGCTCGAGCTTGCCGCCGGCCGGGTAATCCGCGCGCGCGCCGCCGTGCAGGCGAGCGCGGCACGCTATCGCAATATCGTCGGCGCCTATCCCGATGACCTCGTCGCGCTGCCTGACCTTGCGCCCGTTCCCTCGCTCGAAGCGCTTTACGCGCAGGCGGAGGACAGCAATCCCCAGCTCAGGGCGGCCCGTTTCACGGCCCTGCGTTCGCGCGCTGCGGTCGGCGCCGCTCGGGCGGCCATGGGGCCGCAGGTCAACGCTTTCGCCTCAGCAGAACGCGCGCCGCTGGAACCATACCAGAACACGCGACGCGTAGAGCGTATCGTCGCCGGCGTCAGCCTGACCATGCCACTTCATTCAAGCGGGCAGCTCTTTGCAGCGCTTCAGGAAGCGGAGCAACGCAACCTTGCCGACAGCCACTTCGCCGAGCAGACCCGCCGCGACGTGCGTGAGACACTGGCAAGCGACTGGAACCTCTATCGCGCCGCATCCGCGGCGCTGCCGCGCTTCGAGGAAGCCGTCCGCGCGGCCCAGAGCGCCGTGAACGGGGTCAGCAGGCAGGAAACCGCCGGCATTCGCACCTTGCGCGACGTTCTCGAGGTAACCAACGACCTGCTCACCGCCCGCACCAGCGAGGCGGAAACCCGCGCGGAACTGTTCATCCGCAAGGTTGCCGTGCCGCGCGATGCCGGCATTCTCAGCCTCGAGACGTTCCGGATCGCCGCGCCTCCCGCCAACCCCGACCGGGCTTGGAAGCCCCTGATCCCGGCGGGTTTCCCCTGGCAGCCGATCCTCGATCCGATCGATCGCCTCTTGAGCGATCACCAAGTCCGGCACGTACCGGTCGAGATCGAGAACGATGCCGCCTTCCCATGGGACGATCATGCGGGCGACCTGTCAACGGCGGCGCCCTAG
- a CDS encoding HlyD family type I secretion periplasmic adaptor subunit: MSVAVSVTDMQGPVDPMVGGGDFSEAVERGLSGLLRLGLGAVALLVLGFGSLIAFLPMAGAVIAPGEVSVETHVKEISHPFGGVAKAILVEDGDHVRRGQPLIRLDSRVAGAAAQYTGLGLDQLLAKEARLRAMRSNTAQIDFPAELRSRAADPQVASILADERRSLELDREARKDQQLQLARRVAQAQAEISGQTSRAAAYARQSDLVRQELGQTRELYEERLTTLDRLNALERAAIGVEADNATARSGIAQARARIAELRAQMASIESVARSQAALELAQVRSSISQVRKEDVAASDQNDRTVIRAPQDGIVDKLAVRTVGSVVPAGQTLLEIVPARDRLVVKARIRPTDIDQVEQGQPAHLRFTALNMRTTPELGGKVVQLAADRTVDRATNTAFYSATVAISVQELRKLGGAKLAVGMPVEVFVQTGERTMLHYILRPLGDQLRRALRE, translated from the coding sequence GTGAGCGTCGCGGTCTCGGTCACCGACATGCAGGGCCCTGTGGATCCGATGGTCGGGGGCGGTGATTTCTCCGAAGCGGTGGAGCGCGGCTTGTCCGGCCTCCTGCGGCTGGGGCTGGGCGCCGTGGCCCTGCTCGTGCTCGGCTTCGGCTCGCTTATTGCCTTCCTGCCAATGGCGGGCGCCGTCATCGCTCCCGGGGAAGTGAGCGTCGAGACACATGTGAAGGAGATTTCGCACCCCTTCGGCGGCGTCGCAAAGGCGATCCTCGTCGAGGACGGCGATCATGTTCGCCGGGGCCAGCCCTTGATCCGGCTGGATTCGCGGGTGGCAGGCGCTGCAGCGCAATACACCGGGCTTGGTCTCGACCAGCTTCTGGCAAAAGAAGCACGGTTAAGGGCGATGCGCAGCAATACCGCGCAGATTGATTTCCCAGCCGAGTTGCGCAGCCGTGCCGCCGATCCGCAAGTGGCATCGATTCTGGCGGACGAACGCAGATCACTGGAACTCGATCGCGAAGCGCGCAAGGATCAGCAGTTGCAGCTGGCCCGCCGCGTAGCGCAGGCGCAGGCGGAAATCTCCGGGCAGACCAGCCGCGCCGCAGCCTATGCCCGGCAGTCCGATCTCGTAAGACAGGAACTGGGCCAGACCCGCGAACTCTATGAGGAGCGGCTGACCACTCTCGACAGGCTCAATGCGCTGGAGCGTGCTGCAATCGGCGTGGAGGCTGACAATGCGACGGCCCGATCCGGCATAGCCCAGGCGCGCGCGCGCATCGCTGAACTGCGTGCGCAGATGGCCTCGATCGAAAGCGTGGCGCGCAGCCAGGCGGCGCTGGAACTGGCGCAGGTCCGCAGTAGCATTTCACAAGTGCGCAAGGAGGATGTTGCCGCCAGCGATCAGAACGATCGCACCGTCATTCGCGCTCCGCAGGATGGTATAGTCGACAAGCTGGCCGTCCGGACCGTGGGCAGTGTCGTGCCGGCGGGCCAGACCCTATTGGAAATCGTGCCCGCTCGGGATCGTCTAGTCGTGAAGGCGCGAATACGCCCCACCGACATCGATCAGGTGGAGCAAGGTCAACCCGCACATTTGCGCTTTACCGCATTGAACATGCGCACGACGCCGGAACTTGGAGGCAAGGTCGTTCAACTCGCCGCTGACCGGACAGTCGACCGAGCGACGAATACGGCATTTTATTCCGCGACGGTTGCGATTTCGGTGCAGGAACTTCGCAAGCTCGGCGGGGCGAAGCTGGCCGTGGGCATGCCGGTCGAAGTCTTCGTCCAGACAGGAGAACGTACGATGCTGCACTATATCCTGCGTCCGCTTGGCGACCAGTTGCGGCGCGCTCTTCGTGAATGA
- a CDS encoding type I secretion system permease/ATPase — protein sequence MILAPRLNSELKRALAPLRRVLWPVLAISSVYNVLLLSGSFFMLLVYDDVLPSRSIPSLVSLLVMVALAYGFQAFLDVVRGRAMVQVGSLFMRGISDRVLDVLSRYELARGAMPNGTQIVRDVDTVRSCLSGPGPLAIVDLPWIAVYLLILSIFHWSIGLLALIGVAVLVALMLVNNRMTEPLALATMRSGARRLGLAESTLRNAETLKALGMARARQCEWHGAEAEFLRANDRFSAISSTLSGSTKAFRMLLQSATLALGAFLVIDGRATGGIIIAGSILSARALAPVEQVIANWKGMVSARQALDRLRNLFDAVPARVMPMGLERPTRELLVQGLAAGPPGSQKVSVLDLNFRLGAGDALAVVGRSGSGKTTLARVLCGVWKPLRGAIRLDGATLDQWSSDEIAGILGYVPQAIELFEGTIGQNIARFRPDADREAILAAAKSADCHDLIVRLEGGYDHAIGPHGSGLSAGQQQRIALARALFGDPFLLVLDEPNSNLDQDGERALGAAIRDARRRGAVVVVIAHRPSVIAHASHIMAMNNGRIERFETREQFEARITVPGSERDKAVQSRSVEGAREDRSGDLSGQASRKPAPAGANE from the coding sequence ATGATCCTCGCCCCCCGGCTCAACAGCGAACTGAAGCGGGCGCTCGCCCCGCTCCGGCGCGTGCTCTGGCCGGTTCTGGCGATCAGCAGCGTCTACAACGTGCTGCTGCTGTCCGGATCGTTCTTCATGTTGCTTGTCTATGACGATGTCCTGCCCAGTCGCAGCATTCCTTCGCTTGTCAGCCTGCTGGTGATGGTGGCGCTGGCCTATGGATTCCAGGCCTTTCTCGATGTCGTGCGCGGCCGGGCGATGGTGCAGGTCGGCTCGCTGTTCATGCGCGGCATCAGCGACCGGGTGCTTGACGTTCTCTCGCGCTACGAACTGGCGCGCGGTGCAATGCCCAACGGCACGCAGATCGTGCGCGACGTCGATACCGTCAGGTCCTGCCTGTCGGGGCCGGGTCCGCTGGCGATCGTCGACCTGCCGTGGATCGCGGTCTATCTGCTCATTCTCTCCATATTTCACTGGAGCATCGGCCTGCTGGCCCTGATCGGGGTGGCGGTGCTGGTGGCGCTCATGCTCGTCAATAACCGGATGACGGAGCCTTTGGCACTGGCGACCATGCGGTCTGGCGCCAGGCGGTTGGGGCTGGCCGAGTCCACCTTGCGCAATGCCGAAACGCTCAAGGCGCTGGGGATGGCACGTGCGCGGCAGTGCGAATGGCACGGCGCAGAAGCCGAATTTCTGCGGGCCAACGATCGCTTCTCCGCCATCTCCAGCACCCTGTCCGGCTCGACCAAGGCCTTTCGCATGCTGCTTCAGTCCGCAACGCTTGCACTGGGCGCGTTCCTGGTGATCGACGGGAGAGCGACAGGCGGGATCATCATTGCCGGTTCGATTCTGTCCGCCCGTGCGCTTGCTCCGGTCGAACAGGTCATCGCCAATTGGAAGGGCATGGTTTCGGCCCGGCAGGCACTCGACCGGCTGCGCAATCTTTTCGATGCCGTGCCCGCCCGCGTGATGCCGATGGGTTTGGAACGACCGACGCGCGAACTCCTGGTACAGGGGCTCGCTGCCGGACCACCGGGTAGCCAGAAAGTCTCGGTTCTCGACCTGAACTTCCGGTTGGGCGCCGGCGATGCCCTAGCCGTTGTGGGCAGGAGCGGATCCGGAAAGACAACCCTGGCCCGTGTTCTTTGCGGCGTCTGGAAACCCTTGCGCGGAGCGATTCGGCTGGATGGCGCGACACTGGATCAGTGGTCATCCGACGAAATTGCCGGCATTCTCGGCTATGTGCCGCAGGCGATTGAACTGTTCGAAGGCACAATCGGCCAGAATATCGCCCGTTTCCGGCCCGATGCCGATAGGGAGGCGATCCTGGCCGCGGCGAAGTCGGCGGATTGCCACGATCTGATCGTGCGGCTGGAAGGCGGCTATGACCATGCCATTGGCCCCCACGGCAGCGGTCTGTCCGCGGGGCAGCAGCAGCGCATTGCCCTGGCGCGTGCCTTGTTCGGCGATCCGTTCCTGCTGGTGCTCGATGAGCCGAACAGCAACCTCGATCAGGATGGGGAGAGGGCACTGGGCGCGGCAATCCGGGACGCGCGGAGACGGGGGGCCGTCGTTGTCGTGATCGCTCACCGTCCCAGTGTGATTGCCCATGCAAGCCACATCATGGCGATGAACAACGGCAGGATCGAAAGGTTCGAGACGAGAGAACAATTCGAGGCCCGCATTACGGTGCCCGGCTCCGAGCGGGACAAGGCCGTGCAATCGCGAAGTGTCGAAGGCGCAAGGGAAGATAGATCAGGCGATCTTTCGGGACAGGCGAGCCGGAAGCCGGCACCGGCTGGGGCGAACGAGTGA